The following nucleotide sequence is from Nesterenkonia xinjiangensis.
AGCCCCACCAGCTCGGCCAGGGGCACCGCCACTCCGGAGGCGACCGCCGCCGCGCCCACCAGCGTCGCGGTGTAGAGACCGGTCATGAGCGGGACCTGGTGGGGGAAATCACGCTTGACCACTGCCGGGACCAGCACATTGCCCACGGCGATGGCCGCCCCGATGATCGCCGTGCCCAGATACAGGGTCCACGCCCCGCTGGGCATCTGGCCACCGGGCAGCGAACGCAGCACCGTGCCGCCTGCCAGCACGACGAGGCCCACCAGGATGCTGCGCTCCATGCCGATCCGAGCCGAGAGACGATGCACCAGCGGCGAGAACACG
It contains:
- a CDS encoding MFS transporter, which encodes MTAADAPSAGPSRLLLLATVLLVAANLRPAITVVGPLIEQIGVENGISPSALGLLGALPVLSLGVFSPLVHRLSARIGMERSILVGLVVLAGGTVLRSLPGGQMPSGAWTLYLGTAIIGAAIAVGNVLVPAVVKRDFPHQVPLMTGLYTATLVGAAAVASGVAVPLAELVGLGADPRCRGAARSRDGRHLGAARSTSASGRSA